The genomic DNA AAACTGTCAGTTTTGCCACCTGAGATAGGGAAGCTGAAAAACCTTAAGGTTCTTAGAGTCGACAATAACATGCTTATATCGGTTCCTGGTGAGCGTAACTTGTCAATTCCTTAATACTTGTTAATAGcattttaatggtaacataaaTACATGTTGGTGGAATAATTAGATGAGATTAGATTTTTCAGCTGATGTTGGTTGAAACTCTTGTGCAGTGGAACTAAGACAGTGTGTGGGTCTTGTTGAATTATCGTTGGAACACAATAAACTGGTCCGGCCTCTTCTTGATTTCAGGTCATTGTTGCGGAGAGCTGGCATTACTGTTTTGcttctgtttttgttcttgaatttagtACGAGACTGATTAGTTATTCGATTGAAATGCAGGGCGATGTCTGGGCTACGAATACTACGGCTTTTTGGTAATCCCCTTGAATTCCTTCCAGAAATTTTACCCTTGCATCAGCTTCGCCACTTGTCTCTTGTAAATATCAGAATTGTGTCTGATGAGAATCTAAGATCAGTAAATGTACAGattgaggtaaaaagaaaactcaTCACACAATATGTCTGCTAGTTCATTCTCTAGATCATTAAGTTTTATGCTAAGGGTGACTTTCCATGATGCCAGACTGAAAACACTTCCTATTTTGGAGCCTCTAGGCACAAGCTAAGTGCCTTCTCTCCCCTTATATTCCGTTCCTCGTCTTGTCACCATCCTCTTCTAGCATCTACATTGGTGAAGATAATGCAAGATGAAGGAAATCGTTCTGTCATTGGTAAAGATGAAAATGCGGTGAGGCAGCTTATAAGTATGATAACAAGTGACAATCGCCATGTGGTATGttggttttttgtttctatGCTATGGGTTGAGAAAAAGTCTACTTTTTTTTGGGAACAATCACTGTAACTATTGGTTTGATAGGTTGAGCAAGCTTGTGTTGCTCTATCATCTCTTGCTCGAGATGTTGGCGTAGCAATGCAGCTGATGAAGTGTGATATCATGAAGCCAACTGAAACTGTTCTGAAATCTTCGACCCCAGACGAAGTTATATCCGTTTTACAAGTGGTGGTCACCTTAGCTTTTGTATCTGATTCCGTTTCTCAGAAGATGCTCACCAAGGATATGCTGAAAGCCTTAAAATCCTTGTGTGCCCATAAGAATCCTGAAGTAAGATAGCTGCAATTTTGGCTTCCTAATAAGAAAATTCCATAGTTTCTTCAACTGAGTTTCCTTTCTCTTAGGTTCAAAGACAAGCCTTATTAGCAGTTGGGAACTTGGCCTTCTGTTTGGAAAATCGTCGAATTCTGATTACTTCAGAGAGTTTGAGGGAGTTATTGATGCGGTTAACTGTTACACCTGAACCACGAGTCAACAAAGCTGCGGCTCGAGCTTTGGCAATTCTTGGTGTGTGTCTTGTGTATCAAATCGTCATTTTTGCTAGATACTCTAGTTGGGCATTACATAANGCAGCTTATAAGTATGATAACAAGTGACAATCGCCATGTGGTATGttggttttttgtttctatGCTATGGGTTGAGAAAaagtctactttttttttggaacaatcACTGTAACTATTGGTTTGATAGGTTGAGCAAGCTTGTGTTGCTCTATCATCTCTTGCTCGAGATGTTGGCGTAGCAATGCAGCTGATGAAGTGTGATATCATGAAGCCAACTGAAACTGTTCTGAAATCTTCGACCCCAGACGAAGTTATATCCGTTTTACAAGTGGTGGTCACCTTAGCTTTTGTATCTGATTCCGTTTCTCAGAAGATGCTCACCAAGGATATGCTGAAAGCCTTAAAATCCTTGTGTGCCCATAAGAATCCTGAAGTAAGATAGCTGCAATTTTGGCTTCCTAATAAGAAAATTCCATAGTTTCTTCAACTGAGTTTCCTTTCTCTTAGGTTCAAAGACAAGCCTTATTAGCAGTTGGGAACTTGGCCTTCTGTTTGGAAAATCGTCGAATTCTGATTACTTCAGAGAGTTTGAGGGAGTTATTGATGCGGTTAACTGTTACACCTGAACCACGAGTCAACAAAGCTGCGGCTCGAGCTTTGGCAATTCTTGGTGTGTGTCTTGTGTATCAAATCGTCATTTTTGCTAGATACTCTAGTTGGGCATTACATAAAACGTTTTTCTTCTGATGACAGGAGAAAATGAAATTCTGCGACGTTCCATAAAAGGCAGGCAAGTACCGAAACAGGGACTGCGCATACTCACCATGGATGGAGGTGGAATGAAAGGTCTTGCAACGGTGCAGATTCTTAAGGAGATTGAGAAGGGAAGTGGCAAGCCTATACATGAACTATTCGACCTTATATGTGGCACATCAACAGGAGGAATGCTAGCTATTGCCCTTGGTGTCAAGCTTATGACACTGGAACAATGTGAAGAAATTTACAAGAATCTAGGTGTGTAGAATTCCCTTTGAGCTCTACAGCTTCGTTGATGTATTGGTTCTGGACTTTaatttggatgatttttctTTAGGAAAGCTTGTTTTTGCTGAATCTGTTCCAAAGGACAATGAAGCTGCAAGTTGGCGGGAAAAGTTGGATCAGCTATATAAAAGTTCATCACAAAGTTTCAGAGTTGTTATCCATGGATCTAAGGTATATACAACTCTGTTGGTTCTTCTCTAGCGACATAAAATCGAAGAGCTAAACTTTCTGATTATGGTTTTAAGGaatcatcattttttattttatttatcgtCTTGAATTTTGAATGTAATTCTTAACCGGTGCTGCTGAAGCCGcataaagattaaaaagatTATGTCCACTAAGGATTGTAAATAGATATGCTTGATAAAACCTAATCTTCTTGGTTCAGACATAACTTGGAATGTGGTTTTATAATATACTGTCTTGCAGCACAGTGCAAACGAGTTCGAGAGACTGTTAAAGGAAATGTGTGCTGATGAGGATGGAGATCTACTAATAGAGTCAGCTGTGAAGAATGTTCCAAAAGTCTTTGTCGTATCTACTCTTGTTAGTGTGATGCCTGCGCAGCCATTTATATTTCGAAACTACCAGGTACAAAACTACaccctttttcttttgctttattcTTGATTCTCTGTTAACTGGCGACGAAGTGTTAACCATTTCACATTCGCCTATCATGATCTCCCTCTATTTCGGCGCATTTAGCTCTCCTTTCTATTTGCAGTATTCTGTTGGAACACCGGAAATGTCATATGCATTTTCAGATCACTCAGGCGGCAGTACATTAACTTCATCAACTGCCAGTGTTCAAGCTGGTTACTACAGGCAAAGTGCTTTTATGGGAAGTTGTAAGCATCAGGTTTGGCAAGCGATACGAGCATCATCAGCTGCCCCATATTATCTTGATGATTTTTCAGTCGGTAAAAGTCAACTATCTCCCTTCATAATCCTTATCCTCGATACTTTATAGTAAGCTTTTACACtgatattgtaaaaaaaaaattcttttttcttcttttccaaaNGACAGATGCATGAAAAGTTACAGAATTTACCCCAAGTGGGGATCATACATCTCTCACTTCAAAATGATTCTAATGGTTCGATACTGAGGTCAGTCCAAACTTTTCCATTTCCATCACACCACACTCAAGTCTAAATAAGGTGATTCTAGTTAATTGATGATNGCTCTGTACCAACCAGGGTAATTCCCGTCTTTTCTCTTATGTGGAACTTCGTTGATGGAACTGTGGCTCCAAATGACAATTACACATGGTCAAatagtgaaaaagaaaactttttttgtataagAAAAATCGCTGAAGTACATAATGTGAATAAAAGCTAGACGTCCTTGTAAAGTTNTTGCTGAACCTGGAGATCTCGCTGATAAGTTTCTCCAAAGCGTCAAAGTTAGTATATTGTCAGTCATGCAAAGTAATCGCCGTAAGGCTGCAACGGTTCTTTCCAACATttgttcaatctcggatttggTGCGTATCAAGAAATGCTTCCAGGTTGGAAATATCATCCATCGTTATATCGGACGTCAAACCCAAGTGAGGATATGCTTTTCATATTGACTTCTTTGTGGTGTTAGTCTTNTTCAACCCAGGTAGGTAACACACACAGCATTTTACAACATACAAGAACACGCTATCCTCTTGAACACCTAGgaaatcttaattttataatcTATGTCAATTATCATAATGCATAATTGTTTGATGTCGAATATAGTTAAGTCTTTAAATATCTGGTCTATGCAGTTGATGATCGCTGTGGAATGGAGTTGGATGAGACTGATCCAGCGATCTGGCTAAAATTGGAAGCTGCGATTGAAGAATACATACAAAGCAATTCCCAAGTACTTAAAAACGTCTGCGAGAGATTAACACTCCCCTTCCTAAACGACGAGAAGTGGTGTGAGAATTTGAAACCACGGTTTATGAATGGAAAGCTACCAAATAGCAGAGGTatctatttcaaaatttatttgctttttagaaaaaccttctcaaatAGTTAGCTTAGTAACttaatatcatttttctttcattcctAAACAGTAGAGAGCAGTCCTTCTCTAGGATGGAGACGCAATGCTTTGCTTGTGGAGGCTCAGCATAGTCCTGACTCAGGGAGAGTAAAGTATCATGCTCGTGCGCTGGAGTCATTTTGTTCGAATAATGGAATAAAGTTATCTTCACTACATGCTACTGCTACTCCTGGATGCCAGAAACCATCTCCAGGGACTGCTTTTCCCACACCA from Camelina sativa cultivar DH55 chromosome 7, Cs, whole genome shotgun sequence includes the following:
- the LOC104705169 gene encoding phospholipase A I-like, with protein sequence MSWGLGWKRSSESFRLSLSYGADDLNDDPIQSPSASPFGSPTSSCSSPSAVEDPELGFRIDLDWTAGDSEDQVALRLESQLMVALPAPHDTVVVELKGYGDGDEGGIENVGIEMRVEKRREPLRAVTLMKAAGSGQQYDGVGILTRLMRSDMMPAAIPAPAIDVASSCGVHWKTVTSLSLSGCGLLVMPVEVTELPLLEKLCLEHNKLSVLPPEIGKLKNLKVLRVDNNMLISVPVELRQCVGLVELSLEHNKLVRPLLDFRAMSGLRILRLFGNPLEFLPEILPLHQLRHLSLVNIRIVSDENLRSVNVQIETENTSYFGASRHKLSAFSPLIFRSSSCHHPLLASTLVKIMQDEGNRSVIGKDENAVRQLISMITSDNRHVVEQACVALSSLARDVGVAMQLMKCDIMKPTETVLKSSTPDEVISVLQVVVTLAFVSDSVSQKMLTKDMLKALKSLCAHKNPEVQRQALLAVGNLAFCLENRRILITSESLRELLMRLTVTPEPRVNKAAARALAILGENEILRRSIKGRQVPKQGLRILTMDGGGMKGLATVQILKEIEKGSGKPIHELFDLICGTSTGGMLAIALGVKLMTLEQCEEIYKNLGKLVFAESVPKDNEAASWREKLDQLYKSSSQSFRVVIHGSKHSANEFERLLKEMCADEDGDLLIESAVKNVPKVFVVSTLVSVMPAQPFIFRNYQYSVGTPEMSYAFSDHSGGSTLTSSTASVQAGYYRQSAFMGSCKHQVWQAIRASSAAPYYLDDFSVGKSQLSPFIILILDTLYPNFSISITPHSIXFNPVDDRCGMELDETDPAIWLKLEAAIEEYIQSNSQVLKNVCERLTLPFLNDEKWCENLKPRFMNGKLPNSRVESSPSLGWRRNALLVEAQHSPDSGRVKYHARALESFCSNNGIKLSSLHATATPGCQKPSPGTAFPTPFSSPLITGSLPPSPLLFTPDHGPQKFNRLIDMVPPLSLDGGHAGKTVMSPPSSPPRQRQLYLPLRQMHEKLQNLPQVGIIHLSLQNDSNGSILSWQNDVFVVAEPGDLADKFLQSVKVSILSVMQSNRRKAATVLSNICSISDLVRIKKCFQVGNIIHRYIGRQTQVMEDDQEIASFMFRRTVPSAHLTPDDIRWMVGAWRDRIIVFSGTFGPTQAVVKAFLDSGAKAVIGPSNEPQETPLITSQGSSEYNIGDQNGKFEIGEEEDEEEEENTVTEREEIGPPTPTSDWEDSDHEKMNRGDKCCGLWEDDEEEVSEFVCQLYDQLFRENSRVDVALQKALASHRKLRYTCHLPNV